The genomic window atgcttgaagcttgccatccattgtggcgacaatggacttgtgaagatgtacaaaagagtggctcacccatagtggagtatgggggagcaatcaactagtcttcttcgagccaatgcaatcaagaaaggtggtccaacttgagggagtcaagatcgtcatcatctagctcaagtggaccatgtgcaaggcaaaggtttgcccttgtaggttttctattttaccggtctcatggtagttgtgggagaccgggttataagatctgttgccgtactatcaaggggggctctcgacgagttgcttgatcgtatcgttcatagagagctcaaaccattgcatccttgcatcatatttttggttcttgtttggttcttctccttgtgagatttggagcttatggtcatttttatgacaagttcgagttcatcgaaaacgtagttctcatgcatcttctatgatgttttcgatgttggagggtatgccggttcttctcggttggaggtttcactcctttgtttgctaagcatacctcccctgcctcttctcggttggaggtttcactcctttgatgctactcgtcttgctctatccaacaagcttgagtttgctcaattcggagctcatttgtagaagttatggcagttctggtttccttGGAGTATTCTTTGTTTTAGCGGTAGTGGCTTAAGGCTGGCGCCAGCGGTAGTATCGcggtccacagcggtagtaccgccgaagctccccagtggtagtaccgctctcagagcggtagtaccgctctccgaacgCTAGTACCGCCTGGGGTTTTTGGCCGTAGTACCGttgtgcgtctgggctacttcggcctcgattctcgaacgaagtttttcgtgtcgggtttgcggcactaagggcggcagtaggagcggtagcaccgccctaagcggtagtaccgctcttccctagcggtagtaccgccctggggtcagggccctggcagcgcagcagtaccgctgggttgagcggtagtaccgcccttccctagcagtagtaccgctctgtgaggggctggtgagtgggataacggttggattttcccccacctataaaagggggtcttcttccccaatgaactttatccttttgagctcgtgttcttcccccattgttgaccttctccgagcttgctatctctcaatccctccatggattcttgctagttttggggggaaaagagagaggagatctagatccacatttccaccaatcactttctcctctatgtgaggggaaccccttggatctagttcttggagttcttggtgttctccttcttgttcttcctctcattttcctccctagcattagttgctttggtgggatttgagagagaaggacttgggcactctgtgtgcccttgccattgcatttgtgcatcagtttgagttctccacggtgatacgtggaagttacaagttgagaagcttattactcttgggtgcttggtgcccttgagcttgttcctcttgggtgcttgggcgccctagtcggttggtggtgttcggagctcaatcattgtggtgtaaagctccgggcaagtgtcggggtctccaattaggttgtggagatcgccccgagcaatttgacgggttccggtgaccgcccccaagggttgccaaagtgtacgggttcggtgaccgcccccaaggattgccatttgtacgggttcggtgaccgccctcaagggtcccttagtggaatcacggcgtcttgcattgtgcgagggcgtgaggagattatggtggccctagtggcttcttggggagcattgtgcctccacaccgctccaaacggagattagcatccgcaagggtgtgaacttcgggatacattgtcgtctccgcatgcctcggttatctcttacccgagcccctttacttatgcactttactttgtgatagccatattgttctttgtcatatatcttgctatcacatagttgcttatcttgcttagcataagttgttggtgcacataggtgagcctagttgttgtaggttttgtgcttgacaaattaaccattaggtttattccgcatttgttcaagcctaaaccgtaattattttaaagcgcctattcacccccccctctaggcgacatcctcgatctttcactggtattctcctcttcaagtttgctgattgaagccaacttttcttctgTGAGTTTGGTCTTCTCCGAAGCTGCTTTCTGCGCCTCAGCAAGAtcaagatccttcttcttcagagaatcCCTCAGTTGTCTGCAAAATCACAGTGAGATCAGGCTCGGGAGTGGATAAGGAACAAAGGCAgtcgtcaaggttctcaccaaacataccttttgcctcctccttcgccttcgtgaagttctcctggacaagcttcaaatcaagttcaagatggatatgcttgttctctaactcagtataacgagctgcaagctcacaagatttctgcgaagaaccaatcgacagacgtcaaagataggtcacttccgagtgactaaggaaaaaatcgtagtatttctaagactatagctgaatctaaacattcaactgtagtctcggggactacacccagtgggtgcactcagcgtgcccccactggttctatcaGCTAGAGTCGATCAGTTGACCAAAAAAGGCAGAAAGGCTAACCACCAATAGTTagtcacaatttcaaaaaaaaggTGTTCTTAagaccgtagtcgactgccagcagtcgaccacggtctcggggactacacccagtgggtgcactcagcgtgccccaccAGTTCCATGATTCCAGTCGACCGGGTCGAGTAAAGAAAGTAATGAGAAAAAGTTCAAGGCattaagactatggtcgactgccagcagtccaccatagccttggggactacacccagtgggtgcacttagcgtgcccccaccaatccagatattcaaccgacacacccagtgggtgtacgacagatactaagattttcagaaagaaaagttttcagatatcatatcctaacagaacaggcggtgatcgactaacctgaacattgctctgaagggctgaactgGCATCGTAAGCGGCTtgactggcgtctcggatcgccttcacttgctccatcatgacccccgcctggcgtatggcttctttagcagcgctttcttggtcctccgggacgtggtggGTGGAGAAAAGAGAAGGcggatcagcactcgacgacgaagggcgagcactcgtcagcggcaccgcaaagGATACGGTAGCCTAAGTGACGTTGTCTCCCTCCGGAACCGACGTCTTAGGTGCTAATACAACCTGAGCAGTCTTACTAGCAGACGCCCTCCTATTCCTcttctgcctcagtggttcctcgtcatcatcatcaggaagatcaatgacgatattaggtggagctgcagaaaagattcaaagttaaaaatgaagatcatgtcgactgaaaacgaaacttcaaaggtcataccagggttggaagtgacagcatcctccatttcttgatcttcaAGTCTggtcgaggtatcagaagtagcagcactgcagtttcagAAATCAATCGGTCAGCTAACGAATCGACCAAGAATAAATCCatgagaaacaagaagacacaagttacgtcattacccagaaatagtgggaatcaccatcttcatctttggcaagaccTTCGTCGGCTTTGACGGCGCCGCTCGAGAttgcttcggcgctttctcagtcagcgccggagaggtcgtccgaggaTGCTTGGTCGACTGCACAATAGGTGCGCCCTCCTTGCCGCGCTCGACTGCAGGGTCATGGGCAAGCTTGGATCTTCTTTCAAAACGGGGAGGcgcgacttcctcctcctcttcctcatcggagccagcatcttcgtcaccctcatcgccatccgattcccactcctcttgactttcacttccacttccttcctcctcctcggtctgtgcttgcgccccgttgggcatcgaatacaactcagtggtagcctgaaagacaacaaacaagacaaaagtcaatcgactgatcagCAGCAAAACAGAATGGACGAAACATGACTACAGTCGGAGAGaagtggtcataccttgtctggttcataagactagtcgagtggcgggatcctcctggccccaCGAGGGTTATCTTtcttccctgtgatggcagtcatccacctctccagtgtggcgtcgtcgacctcctatgggtggacccgagtggtgtcttcggtaccagagtacaaccacatcgggtgacctctgtattggagtggctgaatgcgccgtcgaaggaaaacctacagaagatccatgccagtgaccgcgtcgcgaatgagctggactacacgctccatcaacattttaacctgagccttctcctccggaagcaccttcagagaggacgacttgttcactcgactcatggagaaaggagggagcccagtcgactgccctggcgtcgactggtcttggcagtagaaccaggtcgactgccaccctctaactgactcgggaagggtcatagctggaaaagcactcttactcctcatctggactccaagacccccacacatctggattacttgggttctctcgtcattcggattagcctttttcaccgtctgagagtgacaagtgaatatgtgtttgaaaaggccccagtgcggccgacaacccaggaagttttcacacaaagacacgaaagcggtgagataggcaatggaattgggtgtgaagtgatggagttgtgccccaaagaagttcagaaacccccgaaGGAAAAGattcggcggcagagaaaacccacgatcgacatgggtggctaagaggacacactcaccctcctgaggctgcggctgccactccgtccccggaagccttgctgacccgtgggAGATCAGCccttcgttggccaggtcgtcgaggtccttctgggtgatggtcgagcggatccaatctccctggatccagccttgcGGCAGGCTGGACCGCGACGAAGagccgccccgactggtcgctctccccttcgccttcgctgtcgccttcttcgcccgctccaaagccgccgtcttctccttcaccattgtcgccggcgaagcaggcACAGAGCAGCAGCGCGGAGCAAGTGGCGAGCGAAGCAAATGAATCTAAGGAcggaggaggggaaaatgagggcGCACTGTCTAAAAACCCTCGCCCGGTGCCTTATATGGAGtcgctcccgagtggctgactggtaggcccgggcaatcctgtcaaatcccgaaacagccGCGTGAgcgatacgtggtgaaaaaggcggcgcggaaatcgaggcgtctctgccttatcccatccgagtaccgcggccttctccgcttcgcgcgcttcccgaaattcggatcccactaaatccgctaacagcagagcaacttgttagacggaagatctcctgcgatccgtcgctcagaaatctccaagttcataaagtacactcgacagatataaagaatggatcaaggcgactgaaagagaagttgacacCATCACtaaaaagtcattgatccagagtaaGACACATTCACAGCACCAGAAAACAGGtcggaaagattatcaactccttcctcactcaaacctcgatccattcgggggctaatgatgaagtcatgtacctagggtagggtcatggacctgtccaaggtaccctccccaaggacatctttagaagaaaccGTCTTCCAGtcgagggattccactcgacggacttgaagacactcgaccatgaagactcactcgaccaccaggagatctagggtcactctgtatccaaacggtctgtaattaagtagtctttatggtcatgatgacactttatgtaaggcgttatcagtaacgccaggccttaatgtactttaaaccctccgctacgtgggctgggtggggtcttggcatcctctatataagccacccccctccactggcagaggGGTTGGCACCTCTGTAATTCATAcgcatataatctagtcgaccgccttcgggctccgagacgtagggtgttacttcctccgagaagggcctgaactcgtaaatctcttgcgtatacaactactccatagctaggatcttgcctcttcatacctaccccctattctactgtcagacttagtaccacgacagcaGTGGCGGGGAAACTTTTAGTGTTGTCTGAATTAATGAATCATCCTACCGCACACGTGCATACAAACTCATGTATGCACTTTTTCTGATGGACGTTCAACCTGCTTTTGGCATACCGAACGCCAAACCCCGTCTCCCAGGAATATAGGTTGTAAAACGCATACGCTTCTTCAACCGTGTCAAAACTAGTTCCGATCGCCGGGTTAACAACCGTGTCAACCTTGTTGTCTGCATAAGCTCTCATTGAAGCCTCGAGGGCACGGGCTCTGCTTGGGTTGGCATCCCTCTCTTCTGGCGCGTTGCCAATCCTGACACTGCACCCCCCGCGGAAAAACGTTGTTAAATATACTATCTACTTGTACAGACTGATTCTAACAGTGCTTTTTCTGATAAAAGAATGTTTATCAGTTGTTACAGAATCAGTAGAATATCATCTAGCTTAACGAAAACCGAATGCAAGAATTATGTTCCCGGTCCAGCAAGAATGCTTTCAAAGAGTTGAGAATAAAAGGATTTTTTGTTTCTACACGGGGGTGAACTCTGTATATGTGTGTTCTCTTGTTACAGGCAATTACATGGAGTTCCAGTTTCTGCTCCTACAGCAAAAAACGATGTCGTGGAGGTACAATTTATGGTCCAGGAGCAAAGTAATAACATATGAGTGTGTGTTTCTTACCGTCGAGTCCAACACGAGGCCTTTGATTTGTTGACGACGACCCCCTCTGCATCTCCCTCATCTCCCATTGACGCATAGGAAGTTTCCTCAGCCGCCATATCGTTCGAGTCGCCAACCACTTCGCTCCCACCGTTGTTGTATGAGCCGAAATTCACGCCCACCACTCGGAACTGCTCTTT from Triticum aestivum cultivar Chinese Spring chromosome 3B, IWGSC CS RefSeq v2.1, whole genome shotgun sequence includes these protein-coding regions:
- the LOC123066439 gene encoding uncharacterized protein; the protein is MDGLEFFFEEAESGLVPKAHAGDLLGGGIDVVESVVASIHEGHGCSSGVISSEPMDDSSAKEQFRVVGVNFGSYNNGGSEVVGDSNDMAAEETSYASMGDEGDAEGVVVNKSKASCWTRRVRIGNAPEERDANPSRARALEASMRAYADNKVDTVVNPAIGTSFDTVEEAYAFYNLYSWETGFGVRYAKSRLNVHQKKCIHEFVCTCAVG